The DNA window AGCTATTCATACCCTTCGATTAGTAGAGGATCAAATGGATATAAGTTGGTTATCTACTGAAAAGCGTTGGGAACTTAATGAGCGTCATTACGGAAGTTTGCAAGGCTTAAACAAAGCAGAAATTGCAAAGCAATATGGTGCAGATTTAGTACATCAATGGCGTCGTGGCTACGATATTGAGCCTCCTGCATTGGATATAAATGATCCTCGCCATCCTCGGTTTGACCGGCGTTATGCACATATAGATCCAAGTAAGCTTCCCTTGGTTGAGTCTCTAAAAACTACTCTAGATCGAGTCATGCAGTGCTGGCAAGAGAGTATTTTGCCTGATATTGCCTCAGGAAAAGAGCTTATTATTGTTGCTCATGGTAATTCGCTACGCGCACTATGCAAGCACCTTGCAGGATTATCCAACGAAGAAGTAATGGAGTTAGAAATTCCGACTGGTGTACCTTTAGTCTATGAGCTTGATAACTCATTTAAATTAATTGATCACTACTACCTTTCTGAAAAAGGTCGCTCCCCTGCTCATAGGGCATAATTTTACCTACATCACTTACTATGTCATTTTATCAGAGTAAAAGTACTTATTCTGTTTTTTTATTTCTACTTTTGCTTGTTTTATTTGTGGTAACAATTAATCAGTGTGAATCCACAGAAGTACCATCTTTAAACCCTCAACCTAGAGCGGTAATAGAGCGAGGAAACTTTTCTTCAGAAGAGCAAGCGACTATTCGACTTTTCCAAAGTACTTCTCCCTCTGTAGTATTTATTACTACCCTTGCTGTGCGTAGGGATTGGTTTAGTTTAA is part of the Candidatus Nitrosacidococcus sp. I8 genome and encodes:
- the gpmA gene encoding 2,3-diphosphoglycerate-dependent phosphoglycerate mutase, encoding MHRVTLLRHGESIWNLENRFTGWTDVELSENGIKEASHAGKILKDAGYEFDKAYTSLLKRAIHTLRLVEDQMDISWLSTEKRWELNERHYGSLQGLNKAEIAKQYGADLVHQWRRGYDIEPPALDINDPRHPRFDRRYAHIDPSKLPLVESLKTTLDRVMQCWQESILPDIASGKELIIVAHGNSLRALCKHLAGLSNEEVMELEIPTGVPLVYELDNSFKLIDHYYLSEKGRSPAHRA